One window of the Cotesia glomerata isolate CgM1 linkage group LG10, MPM_Cglom_v2.3, whole genome shotgun sequence genome contains the following:
- the LOC123272488 gene encoding uncharacterized protein LOC123272488 gives MSRLMSKSKAAQTMKESLLQWLCIRHATNKPLTREMLKKAALEFVEYYNVEGYKCGGSWLTQFLKRYKFSPSLTECCGPEFDNFIEWIEIMRPYLSNYQYEDQFFLDELVMYTDFKPCDQYQNPARDMNDTGSSVDFNEENLNTKALRPPAMNIVTILLAVNASGTEKMPPIISGRYKIETPSQDCVYQCDNYSRINDGMLAGWLMTMNTKMAEINRKIILVLNRSHINAVNFAQLTHIQPVYLPNKFPSNLRPLRRDVSHFIKMHYRSNYVQGLCQEPTKDFWEPEEIINCLVEAWKKIPPELIVVNFQRTKFRNDDWYLNMQCPQWHTLKIGVSFEKFVTFDDCLNEARDGNYNGGLVERINVDNELRKSFSQDGSLISKSNFIEDSMSSEDLDGSLKRPSDDSVDGNSCEPMDFSNANRSFPVKVEDIHENIQPLAKEDDYAEETQQSIDWKSVGSDKPVINLASDRSAGSDQRDEDNSVENTSRSSPIDIFNSNIDKRSTNVTNECNEYKNSYSSCPNYQDKFFYPYNQSNSYTNLDQKYDRYGYDSERLGQMVYPSSPVPSTSKQGLEESYALQRLYSGGEDFNGKIHQLTPIVIKSPRVDIFMDRDNDGAGDGNDNSKRLRSNEDCIHNPATVSENCACINEPSEKKMKYEAHWSDCYQHQPVFGHNHCYDSYDYPVNLQTGAMEPTDATDNIEVEKRSIFTVTDSQGQFGVKK, from the exons aTGTCAAGATTAATGTCAAAAAGTAAAGCAGCCCAGACAATGAAGGAATCACTTCTCCAGTGGCTTTGTATAAGACATGCGACAAATAAACCTCTAACCAGAGAAATGTTGAAAAAAGCAGCACTTGAATTTGTCGAGTATTATAATGTTGAAg GATACAAATGCGGGGGATCTTGGTTAACCCAATTTTTGAAGCGTTACAAATTTTCCCCATCATTAACTGAGTGTTGTGGTCCAgagtttgataattttattgaatggATAGAAATAATGCGCCCTTATCTTTCTAATTATCAATATGAAGATCAATTTTTCCTAGACGAGCTTGTTATGTACACCGATTTCAAGCCGTGCGATCAGTATCAGAACCCAGCGCGCGATATGAATGATACCGGTTCATCGGTTGACTTTAACGAAGAAAATCTAAACACTAAAGCCCTACGCCCACCCGCGATGAACATAGTGACAATTTTACTAGCCGTAAACGCTTCGGGAACTGAAAAAATGCCTCCGATAATTTCCGGCCGCTACAAAATCGAAACCCCGAGTCAAGATTGCGTTTATCAATGCGACAATTACAGCCGCATAAACGACGGAATGCTCGCAGGCTGGCTGATGACAATGAACACCAAAATGGCCGAGATAAATCGCAAAATAATTCTAGTATTAAACAGAAGTCACATTAATGCCGTAAATTTCGCTCAGTTGACACACATTCAGCCAGTTTACTTACCAAACAAATTTCCTAGCAATCTTCGGCCTCTCAGACGAGATGTtagtcattttattaaaatgcacTACAGATCCAATTACGTCCAAGGACTGTGCCAAGAGCCAACTAAGGATTTTTGGGAGCCTGAAGAAATTATAAACTGTTTAGTCGAAGCCTGGAAGAAAATCCCTCCGGAATTGATAGTAGTTAACTTCCAACGTACTAAATTTCGCAATGATGATTGGTATTTAAATATGCAGTGTCCACAATGGCACACTTTAAAAATAGGCGTGAGCTTCGAGAAGTTTGTCACCTTTGACGACTGCCTCAACGAAGCAAGAGACGGTAATTACAACGGGGGGTTAGTAGAGAGGATTAATGTCGACAACGAACTTCGCAAGTCATTCAGCCAAGACGGAAGTTTAATAAGCAAGTCTAATTTTATTGAGGACTCTATGAGCTCCGAGGATTTAGATGGGAGTCTTAAAAGACCTAGTGATGATTCTGTTGATGGAAATTCTTGCGAGCCGATGGATTTTTCTAATGCTAACCGCAGCTTTCCTGTCAAAGTTGAAGATAttcatgaaaatattcaaCCACTTGCTAAAGAAGATGACTATGCGGAAGAAACTCAACAATCTATTGATTGGAAGTCAGTTGGTTCCGATAAGCCGGTAATAAACTTAGCTTCTGATAGATCAGCGGGTTCTGATCAAAGAGACGAAGATAATTCCGTGGAAAATACTTCTAGAAGCTCTccaattgatatttttaattctaacaTTGATAAGAGGTCCACAAATGTTACAAATGAATGTAATGAATACAAGAATTCATATTCTTCTTGTCCTAATTATcaagacaaatttttttacccgtACAATCAAAGTAATTCGTACACAAATCTGGATCAAAAGTACGATCGCTATGGATATGACTCAGAAAGATTGGGACAAATGGTTTATCCCAGCTCGCCGGTGCCAAGCACCAGCAAGCAGGGCCTTGAAGAGTCTTACGCGCTTCAGCGGCTCTATTCAGGCGGTGAAGACTTTAATGGCAAGATTCATCAGTTAACGCCAATCGTGATCAAGAGCCCGAGGGTTGATATATTTATGGACAGAGATAATGACGGAGCTGGCGATGGAAATGATAATTCTAAGAGACTTCGTTCTAATGAAGATTGTATTCATAATCCTGCTACAGTTAGTGAAAACTGTGCTTGTATTAATGAACCGtctgagaaaaaaatgaaatatgaaGCCCATTGGTCTGATTGTTATCAGCACCAACCGGTGTTTGGTCACAACCATTGCTATGATTCTTATGATTACCCGGTGAATCTTCAGACCGGTGCTATGGAACCGACTGATGCTACAGATAATATTGAAGTGGAGAAAAGATCTATCTTTACGGTGACTGATAGTCAAGGTCAGTTTGGGGTTAAAAAGtag
- the LOC123272507 gene encoding gustatory and pheromone receptor 32a-like yields MAIAHKIKHGNRMLSQVHRQTGRPLTQRILSHIRRAKENEYRGSNSPLYKSICPLIYATRVFGLAPYEFENNKLVPSNSYLSFAFFWFCVYTYVIWRYVDGVLDPKTNMKTTLYHTQFVKTMGNYLVAITDLIVCISTRKEISWIWNKIEDYDQAMRDLGYARNEKETRVVVWFIIGFNIVIWGVINNLGMAAFNESFFYNVTYMMVYVGVAVAVTKFSGLVLILGQRFKQLNEIIKSRVYKSRWVHVDPIIDDKLVDCLHSELTAVGMKLNNAYKWSLILWLGNLSFHSVSSSYFVIDWLMDGNFRLNLINCLLGWFVAMVSQIFLLNYSCHYTSSEANCMSYIMLGWKRWLYTHDSKMEVETSLHLVNRQLHFSADGFFYVNLPLFHSITAVLATYLFILLQFD; encoded by the exons ATGGCTATCGCTCACAAAATCAAACACGGGAACAGAATGTTGAGTCAAGTTCACag ACAAACAGGAAGACCATTAACGCAGCGCATATTGTCCCATATACGTCGTGCAAAAGAAAACGAATATCGTGGCTCAAATTCGCCTCTCTACAAGTCAATATGTCCACTAATTTACGCGACTCGCGTGTTTGGACTAGCGCCGTATGAATTTGAGAATAATAAACTCGTCCCATCAAATTCTTACTTGAGTTTTGCATTTTTTTGGTTCTGTGTCTACACCTACGTCATCTGGCGTTACGTTGACGGCGTTTTGGATCCCAAAACAAATATGAAGACAACTCTTTATCATACGCAATTCGTTAAA acTATGGGTAATTACTTGGTAGCAATAACGGACTTAATAGTTTGCATAAGTACACGAAAAGAAATAAGTTGGATTTGGAATAAAATCGAAGACTACGACCAAGCAATGCGAGATCTAGGATACGCGAGAAATGAAAAAGAAACTCGGGTGGTGGTTTGGTTTATAATCGGATTCAACATCGTAATTTGGGGAGTAATAAACAATCTAGGAATGGCTGCATTTAAcgagagttttttttataacgtGACATACATGATGGTGTACGTAGGAGTTGCTGTTGCAGTAACTAAATTCTCGGGACTTGTATTGATACTCGGCCAGCGATTCAAACAGTTGAATGAAATCATCAAGAGTCGTGTTTACAAATCGCGGTGGGTACACGTTGACCCCATTATCGATGACAAACTCGTGGATTGTCTTCACAGCGAGCTTACTGCTGTTGGAATGAAGCTCAACAATGCCTACAAATGGTCGTTGATACTTTGGTTGGGGAATTTGAGCTTTCACAGTGTTTCTTCTTCTTATTTCGTTATTGATTGGTTAATGGATGGGAACTTTCGTCTGAATCTTATTAATTGTCTTCTTGGTTGGTTCGTAGCTATGgtttctcaaatttttttactaaattactCTTGCCACTACACGTCTAGCGAG GCAAACTGCATGAGCTACATAATGCTAGGATGGAAACGTTGGCTCTACACCCACGATAGCAAGATG GAAGTGGAAACTTCTCTTCACCTGGTGAATCGTCAGCTACATTTCTCTGCAGATGGATTCTTTTATGTTAATCTACCTCTGTTTCATTCG ATAACGGCTGTGTTAGCGACCTACTTATTTATTCTTCTTCAATTTGATTAA
- the LOC123272530 gene encoding thymidylate kinase has product MERGALLVLEGCDRVGKSTQVKRLVKVLNNSGIKAEARGFPNRKTTIGKLIDEYLTSKKELAPEAVHLLFSANRWECSNDLIKTLNSGVTLVVDRYTASGAAYSATSTNQGLSWCKEPDRGLPAPDLVALITADEETIMSREGWANERFERQEFQRKVADNFLKLKDETWKIVSGNQSIDEIHSELLQEALKIINQVKNSPIKLLYES; this is encoded by the exons atggaaagaGGCGCTTTATTAGTATTAGAAGGTTGTGACCGTGTTGGAAAATCAACTCAAGTGAAGCGTCTCGTAAAAGTACTTAATAACAGTGGAATAAAAGCAGAAGCACGTGGTTTTCcta ATCGCAAAACAACCATTGGAAAATTGATAGATGAAtatttaacatcaaaaaaagagtTAGCACCTGAAGCAGTGCATTTGTTATTTTCAGCGAATAGATGGGAATGCAGCAATGATTTAATTAAGACACTTAATTCCGGAGTAACGCTTGTCGTGGACAG ATACACAGCATCTGGAGCGGCTTACTCGGCGACGTCAACCAACCAAGGCCTTTCCTGGTGCAAGGAACCAGATCGTGGTCTTCCAGCGCCGGATCTTGTGGCTCTTATCACCGCTGATGAGGAAACTATCATGTCTCGTGAAGGCTGGGCCAATGAACGGTTCGAGCGTCAGGAGTTTCAGCGAAAAGTCGcggataattttttgaaacttaAAGATGAAACCTGGAAAATTGTCTCGGGAAATCAAAGTATTGATGAAATTCACTCGGAATTGTTGCAAgaagctttaaaaataattaatcaagttaaaaatagtcctattaaacttttatatgaatcttaa